The Caenorhabditis elegans chromosome II genome has a segment encoding these proteins:
- the F26G1.3 gene encoding uncharacterized protein (Partially confirmed by transcript evidence), whose amino-acid sequence MGVSAKDHPSFVIHGKLKCNGYPINGIVTMVDRFYIVFDHLLNFSEIPRSGKFRLFGEPNDDSLNAVLIVEHKCHNFTFRRTNQKVNRFSKFTIDLEDLHRNNNTLEIDIELANKQSTALPFVHLYKIILHGNR is encoded by the exons atgggaGTTTCTGCAAAGGATCATCCAAGCTTTGTAATTCATGGCAAATTAAAATGCAATGGATATCCAATTAACGGCATTGTCACTATGGTCGATAGATTCT ATATAGTCTTCGATCATTTATTAAACTTCAGCGAAATACCCAGAAGCGGGAAATTCCGTTTGTTTGGAGAACCAAATGACGATTCCCTCAACGCTGTTCTCATCGTTGAGCACAAATGCCATAATTTCACTTTTAGAAGAACTAATCAAAAAGtcaatcgattttcgaaatttacaATTGATTTGGAAGACTTGCACAGAAATAATAATACACTGGAAATCGATATAGAACTAGCAAACAAGCAATCAACAGCTCTTCCATTTGTTCATttgtataaaataattttacatgGAAACAGGTAG
- the F26G1.2 gene encoding DUF4316 domain-containing protein (Confirmed by transcript evidence), with translation MLGMMNSPSDSVEFYATNRKVSDELGSAAENSEELKKFSEVKQKDVVSYTEDGRKMINGKLVNESDAPTMWGSALLRGRIRTITGAPLTDKEKKEESNAPQPVEITPVAVVGSDSPPK, from the exons ATGCTCGGCATGATGAACTCGCCTTCCGATTCTGTGGAGTTTTACGCCACAAACCGAAAAGTTTCCGATGAGCTGGGAAGTGCGGCGGAGAATTCTgaagaattgaagaaattcTCAGAAGTTAAGCAGAAAGATGTGGTTTCTTATACAGAAG acgGCCGTAAAATGATCAATGGGAAGCTTGTCAATGAAAGTGATGCTCCAACAATGTGGGGATCCGCGTTGCTCCGTGGAAGAATCCGTACGATTACTGGAGCTCCACTCACTGACAAGGAAAAGAAAGAAG aatccaACGCCCCACAACCAGTAGAAATCACGCCCGTCGCTGTTGTTGGCTCCGACAGTCCTCcgaaataa
- the F26G1.2 gene encoding Signal peptide protein (Confirmed by transcript evidence), which yields MLGMMNSPSDSVEFYATNRKVSDELGSAAENSEELKKFSEVKQKDVVSYTEDGRKMINGKLVNESDAPTMWGSALLRGRIRTITGAPLTDKEKKEEREKVRRNSKKLGKTIAVVASLQTLASTEVIGQESNAPQPVEITPVAVVGSDSPPK from the exons ATGCTCGGCATGATGAACTCGCCTTCCGATTCTGTGGAGTTTTACGCCACAAACCGAAAAGTTTCCGATGAGCTGGGAAGTGCGGCGGAGAATTCTgaagaattgaagaaattcTCAGAAGTTAAGCAGAAAGATGTGGTTTCTTATACAGAAG acgGCCGTAAAATGATCAATGGGAAGCTTGTCAATGAAAGTGATGCTCCAACAATGTGGGGATCCGCGTTGCTCCGTGGAAGAATCCGTACGATTACTGGAGCTCCACTCACTGACAAGGAAAAGAAAGAAG AACGCGAGAAAGTGcgtcgaaattcgaaaaagttggGGAAAACCATTGCGGTGGTGGCGTCACTACAAACTTTGGCTAGCACTGAAGTCATCGGGCAAG aatccaACGCCCCACAACCAGTAGAAATCACGCCCGTCGCTGTTGTTGGCTCCGACAGTCCTCcgaaataa